One region of Gigantopelta aegis isolate Gae_Host chromosome 7, Gae_host_genome, whole genome shotgun sequence genomic DNA includes:
- the LOC121377498 gene encoding uncharacterized protein LOC121377498, with protein sequence MSLKKKFRKRIGRAGKALRFCMSCTSWDEYDVDDFRFDSPEEEELQDTLQSSDVIEISYVSHHTVLHGRTRLPLNDFEEDLWQDDFAVEVPILPGVTCPVLNVCLGFQDHENYPEDPIIDGLPATVWMERFEPTLRTMLSLSRLQHRRCNITLPRRYAEFPDSTHSRHGDFGFGPPAGNRSDNARVHFQLGRIEEVEESIRDLRPHCNARPRNRRRRLAGNPSANPDPDIPESANSETSERPRVERRNRRRRLAGNQSINPDPEILQLSTSVPSTLERPSPNPDPEIPQPSTPEPSTLERPSPNPESPASEPSVSEPLLAEHYLRTESQQYLPAESVPVTEQEHVPFRRNVTRNIRRGLRRLHHWYRILAFFVQREVIGQL encoded by the exons ATGTCTTTGAAGAAGAAGTTCCGTAAGAGGATTGGACGCGCCGGGAAAGCACTTCGCTTTTGCATGTCGTGCACTAGCTGGGACGAGTACGACGTCGATGACTTCAGGTTCGACTCTCCCGAGGAGGAAGAGCTCCAAGACACCCTGCAGTCGTCAGACGTCATCGAAATCAGTTATGTCAGCCACCACACCGTACTCCACGGACGGACCCGCTTGCCACTTAACGATTTCGAAGAGGATCTCTGGCAGGACGACTTCGCGGTAGAAGTTCCCATTCTACCCGGCGTGACTTGCCCCGTGTTAAACGTGTGTCTTGGTTTCCAGGACCACGAGAATTACCCCGAGGACCCCATCATCGACGGACTGCCGGCCACCGTCTGGATGGAGAGGTTCGAGCCGACGCTGCGTACGATGCTGTCGCTGTCTCGTCTCCAACACCGGAGGTGTAACATCACGTTGCCCAGGAGGTACGCCGAGTTTCCAGACAGCACCCACAGTCGGCATGGTGATTTCGGGTTTGGCCCGCCAGCCGGCAACAGGAGCGATAACGCGAGGGTGCATTTCCAACTCGGACGAATTGAAGAAGTTGAAGAATCTATTAGG GATCTAAGGCCACATTGCAATGCGAGACCTCGAAACCGTCGCCGAAGACTCGCTGGAAACCCGTCTGCCAACCCAGACCCTGATATACCAGAATCTGCCAACTCAGAAACTTCAGAACGACCAAGAGTAGAACGTCGAAACCGTCGTCGAAGACTCGCTGGAAACCAATCTATCAACCCAGACCCTGAAATACTACAACTGTCAACCTCAGTACCTTCGACTTTAGAACGACCATCTCCAAACCCAGACCCTGAAATACCACAACCGTCAACCCCAGAACCTTCGACATTAGAACGACCATCTCCAAACCCAGAATCCCCAGCATCTGAACCTTCAGTGTCGGAACCTTTACTAGCAGAACATTATTTAAGAACCGAATCGCAGCAATATCTCCCCGCAGAAAGTGTCCCAGTGACAGAACAAGAGCATGTGCCTTTTCGCAGAAATGTGACCCGAAACATCAGACGAGGCCTCCGACGTCTGCACCACTGGTACCGCATACTGGCATTCTTCGTGCAGAGAGAGGTCATAGGCCAGTTATGA